A genome region from Micromonospora peucetia includes the following:
- a CDS encoding SWIM zinc finger family protein produces the protein MSGQPARDGGTNGRFADYGRPRRIDGGLKARSTRGAIGQSWWSRRFLEVLESFALGTRLTRGRSYARAGQVVRLDVAPGEVSAAVQGSRARPYEVSIALHPFPAALWARIEAELAAQAFFSARLLAGDLPPELEELFAAAGAPLFPADVAELRQWCSCPDFAVPCKHLAATFYLLAEAFDADPFQLLHWRGRGRAELLDRLRILRAAGPVGDRPDATGSVPSDATGSVPSDATGSVPSDATGSVPSDATGSVPSDATGSVPSDAPGTVLSDAPDRGEPGAGRDTVDAPPVGAARALAGLPAAPLGEAVDRFWLPPVPLPDRPPSLPTGPDLLLRQLGAPAPAIGGPGLVERLRRAYQLLGR, from the coding sequence GTGAGCGGGCAGCCGGCCCGCGACGGCGGGACGAACGGCCGGTTCGCCGACTACGGCCGGCCACGCCGGATCGACGGCGGGCTGAAGGCGCGCAGCACCCGGGGCGCCATCGGCCAGTCCTGGTGGTCCCGGCGTTTCCTGGAGGTGCTGGAGTCCTTCGCCCTCGGCACCAGGCTGACCCGCGGCCGGTCGTACGCGCGGGCCGGTCAGGTGGTCCGCCTGGACGTCGCCCCCGGCGAGGTCAGCGCCGCCGTGCAGGGCTCCCGCGCCCGCCCGTACGAGGTGAGCATCGCCCTGCACCCGTTCCCGGCGGCGCTCTGGGCCCGCATCGAGGCGGAACTGGCCGCCCAGGCGTTCTTCAGCGCCCGGCTGCTCGCCGGTGACCTGCCCCCGGAGCTGGAGGAGTTGTTCGCTGCTGCCGGCGCCCCGCTCTTCCCCGCGGACGTGGCGGAGCTGCGGCAGTGGTGCAGCTGCCCCGACTTCGCCGTCCCCTGTAAACATCTCGCGGCCACGTTCTATCTGCTCGCCGAGGCGTTCGACGCCGACCCGTTCCAGTTGCTGCACTGGCGGGGCCGGGGCCGGGCGGAGCTGCTCGACCGGCTGCGCATCCTGCGGGCCGCCGGACCCGTCGGCGACCGGCCGGACGCGACAGGCTCCGTGCCGTCGGACGCGACAGGCTCCGTGCCGTCGGACGCGACAGGCTCCGTGCCGTCGGACGCGACAGGCTCCGTGCCGTCGGACGCGACAGGCTCCGTGCCGTCGGACGCGACAGGCTCCGTGCCGTCGGACGCGCCGGGCACCGTGCTGTCGGACGCGCCGGATCGTGGCGAGCCGGGTGCCGGACGGGACACCGTGGACGCCCCGCCGGTCGGGGCGGCGCGGGCGCTCGCCGGCCTGCCGGCAGCGCCGCTGGGCGAGGCGGTCGACCGGTTCTGGCTGCCGCCGGTCCCGTTGCCCGACCGACCGCCCAGCCTGCCGACCGGACCGGACCTGCTGCTGCGGCAGCTCGGCGCGCCGGCCCCCGCCATCGGCGGACCCGGTCTTGTCGAGCGGCTGCGGCGGGCGTACCAGCTTCTCGGCCGGTGA
- a CDS encoding DUF3040 domain-containing protein, with amino-acid sequence MLSKEDQRRFEQITRQLRESDPAFFARLDSRARARRGRWLMLLTIVLWASLPATTVLAGRLAGALCAVVLVANAAVMWRFRRRWL; translated from the coding sequence ATGCTCAGCAAAGAGGATCAGCGCAGGTTCGAGCAGATCACCCGTCAGCTCCGGGAGAGTGATCCGGCGTTCTTCGCCCGGCTCGACAGCCGGGCCCGGGCCCGTCGCGGCCGTTGGCTGATGCTGTTGACGATCGTGCTGTGGGCCTCACTGCCGGCGACTACCGTGCTGGCCGGGCGGCTGGCCGGGGCCCTGTGCGCGGTGGTCCTGGTGGCCAACGCCGCGGTGATGTGGCGGTTCCGTCGCCGCTGGCTGTGA
- a CDS encoding DUF1800 domain-containing protein: MADQNVPPRRPRDGRGWDGRQHPAADGHRDTPAPAPYGPGAYPQHQGGHLADPRGQYAHAGHPPARGPQWVGPDGFARQAGAPSPGPVLPDLDDDDEPGRGVGRRRALATLGGTAAVVAGGAALAMTPQVRSLFGDEAVAGDATGATVTDGTPARPSGQQPSMVRTYTEQNESYMGSRAGEALKKNAPTGGRTFSGPAAAAAETKVTVKTVLAKDPILHLARRATFGATGQVVAEIKERGIDGWLRWQLDPDKIAPTRAELKLADLPTLKLGTAQLREQRDQLNERGAHPEKEMVDATIARQIWSNRQLFEVMVDFWNDFLHVAADFDGGEVYRASFDRDVVRAHALGSYPEMLLAANRHPALLLYLNQNESRGDAVNENLARENLELYSVGVDGGYTEKDVRQAALLQTGRGVNDGKYVFRPERHYLGKVKVLGFTHANNSKDPKKAEAAIDAYLTYIALHPSTAKYVAQSLATRFVSDTPPKSLVERLAKSYSTNKGMIKPVLMTLFSSSEFWAAVGQKVRRPMEYLVATYRALGVSPEASPKHDNGDSKRTPYARGLRQVHDRMRELGQYPMGQPTPDGYPDVYVAWTSAGTMVNGWNEAGELLAGRRTVFTYTPAEKLVARPPATAGAYVDALALRLVGQKLSARERSLILGVAGVPAGDRVDATFDGAVTAVARAILASPQHHLR; encoded by the coding sequence ATGGCCGACCAGAATGTGCCACCACGTCGACCACGGGACGGCCGCGGATGGGACGGACGCCAGCACCCCGCCGCCGACGGTCACCGCGACACCCCCGCCCCCGCCCCGTACGGCCCCGGCGCGTACCCGCAGCACCAGGGTGGACATCTCGCCGACCCGCGCGGCCAGTACGCCCACGCCGGGCATCCGCCCGCGCGCGGGCCGCAGTGGGTCGGCCCGGACGGCTTCGCGCGGCAGGCAGGCGCGCCGTCACCCGGCCCGGTACTGCCCGATCTGGACGATGACGACGAGCCGGGCCGCGGGGTCGGCCGCCGCAGGGCCCTCGCCACCCTCGGCGGCACCGCGGCCGTGGTGGCCGGTGGCGCCGCCCTGGCGATGACCCCGCAGGTCCGCAGTCTCTTCGGTGACGAGGCGGTGGCCGGCGACGCCACCGGCGCCACGGTCACCGACGGCACCCCCGCCCGCCCGAGCGGCCAGCAGCCGAGCATGGTACGCACCTACACCGAGCAGAACGAGAGCTACATGGGCTCCCGGGCCGGCGAGGCGCTGAAGAAGAACGCCCCGACCGGCGGCCGCACCTTCTCCGGGCCGGCCGCTGCCGCCGCGGAGACCAAGGTGACCGTCAAGACGGTGCTCGCCAAGGATCCGATCCTGCACCTGGCCCGGCGGGCCACCTTCGGCGCCACCGGGCAGGTCGTCGCCGAGATCAAGGAACGGGGCATCGACGGCTGGCTGCGCTGGCAGCTCGACCCCGACAAGATCGCGCCGACCAGGGCCGAGCTGAAGCTCGCCGACCTGCCTACGCTGAAGCTGGGCACCGCGCAGCTGCGCGAGCAGCGCGACCAGCTCAACGAGCGGGGCGCGCACCCGGAGAAGGAGATGGTGGACGCCACCATCGCCCGGCAGATCTGGTCGAACCGGCAGCTGTTCGAGGTGATGGTCGACTTCTGGAACGACTTCCTGCACGTCGCCGCGGACTTCGACGGCGGCGAGGTGTACCGGGCGTCCTTCGACCGGGACGTCGTGCGGGCGCACGCCCTCGGCAGCTACCCCGAGATGTTGCTCGCCGCGAACCGGCACCCGGCGCTGCTGCTCTACCTCAACCAGAACGAGTCCCGCGGTGACGCGGTCAACGAGAACCTGGCCCGGGAGAACCTGGAGCTCTACTCGGTCGGCGTCGACGGCGGCTACACCGAGAAGGACGTCCGGCAGGCGGCCCTGCTCCAGACCGGCCGGGGCGTCAACGACGGCAAGTACGTGTTCCGCCCCGAGCGGCACTACCTCGGCAAGGTGAAGGTTCTCGGCTTCACCCACGCGAACAACTCGAAGGACCCGAAGAAGGCCGAGGCGGCCATCGACGCGTACCTGACGTACATCGCGCTGCACCCGTCCACCGCGAAGTACGTGGCGCAGAGCCTGGCCACCCGGTTCGTCTCGGACACCCCGCCGAAGTCCCTCGTGGAGCGGCTGGCCAAGTCGTACAGCACCAACAAGGGCATGATCAAGCCGGTGCTGATGACGCTGTTCAGCTCCTCGGAGTTCTGGGCGGCGGTGGGGCAGAAGGTGCGCCGGCCGATGGAGTACCTGGTCGCCACGTACCGGGCACTGGGCGTGTCCCCGGAGGCGTCGCCGAAGCACGACAACGGCGACAGCAAGCGCACCCCGTACGCGCGGGGACTGCGGCAGGTCCACGACCGGATGCGCGAGCTGGGCCAGTATCCGATGGGCCAGCCCACCCCCGACGGCTACCCGGACGTCTACGTGGCCTGGACCTCCGCCGGCACCATGGTCAACGGCTGGAACGAGGCGGGCGAGCTGCTCGCCGGGCGGCGCACCGTCTTCACGTACACCCCGGCGGAGAAGCTGGTGGCCAGGCCGCCGGCCACCGCCGGGGCGTACGTGGACGCGCTGGCCCTGCGGTTGGTGGGCCAGAAGCTGAGCGCCCGGGAACGGTCCCTGATCCTCGGCGTGGCCGGCGTGCCGGCCGGCGACCGGGTCGACGCCACGTTCGACGGGGCCGTCACCGCCGTCGCGCGGGCGATCCTCGCTTCCCCCCAGCACCACCTCCGGTGA